The sequence ACGCTTCAAAATCTTCCTCCCGATTTTTTCACCCAAGAGGTGGTCTATATGAGTGATGCGGGAATGCCTTGTATTAGTGATCCGGGGGCTGCTCTGGTGCGATATGCTCAAGAGCGAGGGATTTCCTATACGGTTTTGCCAGGAGCCAATGCTCTTTTGACGCTTTTTGCAGCGAGTGGAAGCGGGAGCAAAGAGTTCTATTTTTATGGATTTCTTCCCCACAAATCCAAAGAGCGTCAAGGTGAGCTCATCAAGCTTTTGGGAATGGAGAGTGATGTGATTCTTTACGAAGCTCCGCATCGCTTGATGGAGTTTTTGGAAGAGATTCAGGCTCTAGCCCCCCATCGAAGGATTTTTGCCGCCAAAGAGCTCACTAAAATGCATGAAAAATTTTATCAAGGGAGCGCGAGCGAGATCATTCAAAGAGTTCGTCAAGAATCGACTAAAGGAGAGTGGGCGATTCTCCTTTATCAAGGGGAGAAAAATCCCGAAGCGCTCCTCTCGCTCTCCGACCTTGCTACCTTGGATATTCCCCCTAAAATCCGTGCCAAAATCCTCGCCAAAATGACAGGAAGAAGTGTTGAGGAGTGCTATAAGGATTCCTGCCAAAAATAGCCCCGCATTAGAGCTTCCCTTAAGCCATCCTGAGTTAAAATCTTTCATGATAATCTACGGAAAACAGATATTTCTTTACGTTTTAAGGCGACATCCAAAGCTCATCAAAAGCGTCTATCTCGGCAAAGAGGTCGAAAAAGATCTCTTTAAGGAGATTTCGCGTTTGGGGATTCCCCTGCTTCGCGTTGACCCCAAAAAGGCTCAAGCGATGGCTAGAGGGGGGAATCATCAGGGATTCTTGATGGAGATTGAGGCCATCTCGCCTCTTTCTTTAGGTGAGATCAAGAGAGTTGATCGGCTGCTGGTGCTTCATGGTGTGAGCGATTCGGGGAATATCGGGGGGATATTCCGAAGTGCTTATTGCCTAGGGATGGAGGGGGTGATCCTGACCAACCTCTCTTCATTCTCCATCGAATCGGCGATTCGTACTAGCAGCGGGGCTCTTTTGGAGTTGCCCTTTGGAATTGTGAAGAATCCGTGGGATTTGATCAATGAGCTTCGGGGGGCGGGTTTTACGCTCTATGGAGCGGCCTTAGAGGGGGAGATTCCCAATGGAAAGAGTTTTGCCTCCAAGCGCGCGCTTTTCATGGGTAGTGAAGGCGAGGGGCTTCCAAAAAAGCTTCTTTCTAAGCTTGACCAACTACTAAAAATTGAGATGGAACGAGACTTTGATTCGCTTAATGTCGGGGTGGCGGCGGCAATACTTATGGATAGGATGAGAGATGGAAGAAGCAATTGAGAAGCTAAAGAGTATCGGTCATGGGGAGATCAATCAAAAAACCCACATCGCCTCTAACAAGATTCTTTATATCCTCAACAGGGATTATGAGCGTTTTGATAAGACCACAGCCATTGGCTTTATTCGCATCTTGGAGCGAGAATACAATGTCGATTTGAGTGAATGGGTCAAGGAGTTTGAGGCCTATATTGTGGCGCATGGAAAAGCAGAAGAGGCTCCCTTGCTAGAGACCAATTTGGTGGATGTTCAGGTGTCTAGGGCAGGGAAAAAAGGCGGAGCGGGTCGATTCTTCTGGTCGGTGGTGCTACTTGGAGCATTGGGAGGAGGGGGCTATTACCTCTATCAGTACCATTTTGAGGAGATTGTGAAGCTTTGGCCGATCAAAAAAGAGGAGAAGAGCATTGAGCCTATTCTCTCCAATGCCAACGAGAGTATTCAGACGGCCAGGATTCTTACTGGAGAGGCGCCTTTAGAGCTTGGAATCACTCCAAAGATTGAGACCCCTATTAACGAATCGACAACCGCCCCTTTAGAGCCTGCACTCAAAGCAGCGATTGATGAAGCCAAAAAGGTGGATGTGAGTAACACTCTAGAGAGTCAATCTAGCGCATTGCCTTTACTTGAAGCCAATATAACTCGTTCCACTTTGGCTTCCGAGCCAGAGAACACCCCCGCTTTAATGGCTCCCAAAGAGGTGATTTTTCAGGTGAAAAACAAAGTATGGCTGGGAATCGTCTATCTGGACAAAAAAGAGAAAGTCGCGGAGACGGTGAGTGGTCAATACAAGCTCAATCCCAATCGAAGTCAGCTGATCATCACAGGGCACGGGATGTTAGAGGTGAAAGTTGATGGCAGAGTGGAGAGCTATAATAGTGGTGCTCCCATGCGCTTTCGCTACACTCCCGAGGAGGGGTTGAGCGTTATCACGCTAGAAGAGTTCAAGGCTCAAAATGGAGGAAAAGAGTGGTGAAAAAGTCGCTAGGGTTGTGGCTGCTTCTAGCGAGTCTCATCTCTTGCTTAAAGGCGGATGCTTTGGATCAGAAGGTGGCCGCTTTGATGGATTCTCGCGCTTATAATGTGAACCAAAAGTTCGTCCAGCTCCTCTTTAAAAACAGAGAGGAGTTTTACGATCAAGGGAGAATCGACTTTGCCAAGGTGGCACTCAAGCTCAAAGAGAATGGTCTTTTGAAACTCTCCTTTGGAGGCCCCAAGGATCTTCATATCTCTTTTCTCACTCCAAGCTCTCCCCTGCTTTTCACCAAAGCGGTCTCCTCTTCCTTGCAAAGCCTAGGCTACTACTATTTTGCCCCCAAGGAGGCAGAGTATCAAGATGGACTCTATCGTCTAGGGATTGAGATGAGCACCGAGTATGCCATTGATCCCACGCTCCTTATTGAGGAGTTTAAAAAGCGGGGCTATCAAGTCGCCGATGTGGCTAGAGAGGGTGAAACCAAGTGGCGCTACACCCTAGAGCTCCTCTCTCCTCTTATTCCTGAGGCGGAGAGTTTGGAGCTCAATCAAGAGAGTGAAATCGCGAGGCTTTCGGGAGAGTATTGGCTGGATGTGAAGAATCTTGCAGGCACGCTCTCTTTTGCCTCTTCGACCTATGGCGCCAATCTCTACCCTCAAGTCACCCTCTTTGATGCTTCGCTTCGCATCATCTCCTCCTATCGTTTTGAAGAGGAGGAGCGGCGATTTAGCGTCACAATTCCCTCAGGCGTTCGCTTTGTGCGAATCACCGATTCCTATTCGCCTTCCAATATTAAAACAGGAATCAGGGTTAAATTAGCCCCTTAGATTCCTATCCCACCCAAAGGTTTTTTGCGATGTTTGATGAGATACAGTTCGACAAAATCAAACGGCTTCCAAAGTATGTCTTTGCCGCCATCAATGAGATCAAGCTTGAGATGAGACGCAATAATGAAGATGTGATTGATTTTAGTATGGGGAATCCCGATGGAATCACTCCCGCCCATATTATTGATAAGCTCTGCGAGGCGGCACAAAAGCCGAAGAACCACGGCTATTCAGCGAGTCGAGGAATTTACAAGCTACGCCTAGCGATCTGTAATTGGTATAAGCGTAAATACAATGTTGATCTTGATCCAGAGCTTGAAGCGTGTGCGGTCATGGGTTCCAAAGAGGGCTATGTTCACCTAGTGCAGGCGATTGCCAACTTTGGAGATAGCGCCGTGGTCGCTGAGCCCGTCTATCCAATTCACTACTACGCTTTCATTATCGTGGGAGCTAATGTGACCAAGTTTGGACTGAAGTGGAATGATCGATTTGAGCTCGATGAGGATGACTACTTTGAGAATCTCAAACGCTCCTTGCGAGAGACGATGCCAAAGCCCAAATTTGTCGTGGTTAACTTCCCTCACAATCCCACCACGGTGGTGGTCAAAAAGAGCTTTTATGAGCGATTGGTTGCTTTGGCTAGAGAGGAGCGATTCTACATCATTAGTGACATTGCCTACGCCGATTTGACTTTTGATGGCTACTCTACGCCCTCGATCTTGGAGGTCGAAGGGGCGAAAGAGGTGGCCGTGGAGAGCTACACTCTTTCAAAAAGCTACAACATGGCGGGCTGGCGTGTGGGCTTTGTGGTGGGCAATCCAAAACTGGTTGGAGCGCTTCAGAAGATCAAGAGCTGGATTGATTATGGGATGTATGCCCCCATTCAAGTGGCGGCCACGATCGCCCTTGATGGCCCTCAGGAGTGCGTGGAAGAGATCAAAGGCAAATATGAGAAGCGCATGGATGTGCTCATTAAAAGCTTTAGTGAAGCAGGTTGGGAGATGGACAAACCGCAGGCTTCGATGTTTATTTGGGCAAAATTGCCTGAGTGCGCCCAAGGCCTAGGGAGTTTAGAGTTTAGCAAACGACTCCTTCGAGAAGCTAAAGTGGCGGTGAGTCCTGGGGTGGGCTTTGGTGAGCATGGTGAGGGCTATGTGAGAATCGCGCTTATTGAAAACGAGAAGCGAATCCGCCAAGCTGCACGCAACATCAAGCAGTTTTTGAAAACTTTACAGAATACGAAAGAGGCATAATGATCAAGGTAGGAATCATCGGTGTAGGAACAGTGGGCAGCAGTGTCGCTGTTATTTTGGAGCAAAATAGAGAAGTCATCGCCGCTAGAGCGGGCAAAGAGATCGTCGTGAAAAGAGGAGTTGTTAAAGACCTCTCCAGAACGCGAAGCGATGTGAAGATTCCTATCTCCACGAACATTGATGATATCCTTGATGATCCTGAGATTGATGTGGTGGTGGAATTAATGGGGGGTGTGGAGTTTCCCTTCGAAGTCGCTAAAAAGGCTCTAGAGAGGGGCAAGAGTGTCGTGACTGCCAACAAAGCGATGCTCGCCTATCATCGATACGACTTGCAGGCTATTGCGGGTGAGATTCCTATTGGCTTTGAGGCAAGTGTAGCGGGGGGAATTCCTATCATCAAGGCGTTAAGGGACGGTCTTGGGGCGAATCACATCCGCTCCATTCGTGGAATCATGAATGGAACCTGCAACTTTATCCTCACCAAAATGGTCAAAGAGGGAGCGGCCTATGAGGCGGTGCTCAAAGAGGCTCAGACGCTCGGATATGCAGAAGCGGATCCGACTTTTGATGTGGGAGGATTTGATGCGGCGCACAAGCTGCTCATCCTTGCCTCCATTGCTTATGGAATCGATGCAAAGCCCGAGGAGGTGCTCATCGAAGGAATCCAGAAGATATCCCAAGACGAGATCGCCTTTGCTAAGGAGTTTGGTTATAGCCTGAAGCTTCTTGGAATCGCCAAAAAAGAGGGTGAAGAGGTGGAGTTGCGCGTCCATCCCGTCTTTATCTCTAGTGAGGAGATGATCAGCAAAGTCGATGGCGTGATGAATGGCATTAGCGTCATTGGGGATGCGGTGGGCGAGACGATGTATTATGGAGCGGGTGCAGGAGGTGATGCGACTGCGAGTGCCGTGATCTCCGATCTCATCGAGATTGCAAGAGTGAAGGGTGCCCCCATGCTTGGGTTTAAAAGACCCATGGAGAGTGGATTGAGACTCAAGCCTCAAGAGGAGATTCGTTCCCGATACTATTTGCGCCTAGAAGTCAAAGATCAGCCAGGTGTTTTGGCTAAAATCGCCTCTCTTTTAGGGGAGCAATCCATCTCCATTAGCACTCTTTTGCAGAAGAACTTCGAAGGGGGCGCAAAACTTCTCCTCTCCACGCACACCTGCAGCGAGCGAGAGATTAAGCGTGCCATTGAAGGGCTTGAGGCTTTGGAGGTGGTGCTTAGCGCTCCTGTGATGGTGAGAATCGAGGGGTAGGGTGAGTCGCGCCAAAGGGGCTAAAGCCGAAGAGATTGGAGCGCTCTTTTTGCAAGATTTGGGTTATAAGATCATTGATCGCAACTTCTACGCCCCCTTTGGCGAGATTGATATCATTGCTCAAAAAGGGGGAGTGCTCCACTTTGTCGAGGTGAAAAGTGGTGCAAACTTTGAGCCAATCTACAACATCACTCCACTTAAGCTGAGCCGTATTATTAAGAGCGCGCAATACTATCTAAAGCAGAAAAAAATCACCCCTCCTTTTTGTGTGGATGCCCTTATTTTGCGAGGTGGAGAGGTCGAGTTTATCGAGAATATCACTCTGTGAAATAGGCTATAACTGTATAGATTCGTTTAAAGATACTATTGTATAATCCCGCCATAAAATAATTTTAAGGAGACTCCAACTATGGGTAAATATATTGAACTCAATGCTTCAAATTTTGATGAAGTCACCAAGAAAGGCGTTTCACTCGTTGATTTTTGGGCACCTTGGTGTGGACCCTGCCGTATGGTCGCTCCCGTGATCGAAGAGCTCGCGGCTGATTTTGAAGGCAAAGCCAATGTTTGCAAAGTCAACACTGACGAAGAGCAAGAGCTAGCGGTGAAGTATGGCATTCGAAGTATCCCTACGATCCTCTTTTTCAAAGACGGTGAGATCGTGGATCAAATGATCGGGGCTTCTTCTAAACAAGCCTTCAAGGAAAAACTCGATTCTTTGATTGGCTGATGATTAAACCACTAGGGAGGGCTTGCGCCTCCCGCCTCTCTATCCTCTCCACATTTTTTGCCGTCTTCTTTGTCGCTTGCGCCTACTTCTATTTTCAATACAGCTACACCAAGTTAGTGAATGTCAATTTTGATGAATGGGTGCTCTACCAGGGTGAAGGAATTTTCACCCCTTCAAGCGATCGCTACACGCTCTACTTTTATAACTCGCAGAGCAAGGAGCAAAAAGAGTGGTTAGAGAGGGCCTCTATCCCTAGTGAAAAGCCCGTGGTGGCGATTGATATCTACCAATACAAAGAGCCCTCAACGCAGGAGAATCTCATCTTTGCAAGTGCTGGAATCAACACGATTCTTCACTATATCCACCGTTTTAAAATCACTGAGTTGCCCGCTGTCGTGGAGATTGAAAGAAAGAGTGTTCATCTCTACCACCAGAGCGCCAAGACGCGGGTTATTCCGGCGCGCTTACTTAAAGAGCGCCCTCTTTAGCAAGGAGAAACTTATTCATGGTGTTAGATGTAGCGATTATTGGCGGAGGTCCAGCGGGACTTAGCGCTGGACTTTATGCTACCCGAGGAGGCGCAGAAAATGTCGTCCTCTTTGAAAAGGGTATGGTTGGAGGACAGATCACCTCTAGCAGTGAGATGGAAAACTATCCTGGTGTGGCTCATGTGATGAGTGGACTCGATTTCATGGAGCCATGGAGAGAGCAGTGTTTTCGTTTTGGTCTTCAGCATGAGATGGCCGAAGTCTCTAGAATTGCGCGACAGAGCGAGGGGAATTTTGCAATTCACTTGAGCGATGGTCGAATCTTTGAGGCGCGAAGCGTGATTGTCACCACGGGAGGTAAACCCAAGAAAGCGGGCGTGAAAGGAGAGCTGGAGTTTTTTGGCAGAGGGGTGAGCACCTGCGCGACTTGCGATGGATTCTTCTATAGGAATCGCGATGTAGCGGTGATTGGCGGAGGGGATACAGCGCTTGAAGAGGCGCTCTATCTCGCCAACATCTGCTCCCATGTCTATCTTATTCATCGTAGAGAAGAGTTTCGCGCCGCCCCTTTGAGCGTGGAAAAAGTGAAGAAAAATCCTAAAATCACTCTGCTCACCTCTAGGGTGATTGAGGAGATCGTGGGGGATGCTTCAGGGGTGAATGGAGTGAAGATTCGCCACAAAGAGAGCAAAGAGGTGGAGACCCTTTCTGTTATGGGAGTCTTTGTTTTTGTAGGGTATGATGTCAACCATCAAGTGCTAAAGCAAGAAGATGGCAGTTTCCTTTGCGAGGTCAACGAAAAGGGCGAAGTGGTGGTCGACCTCTCCATGAAGACCAACATTCCTGGGCTTTTTGCGGCGGGAGATTTAAGGATAGAGGCTCCAAAGCAAGTGGTTTGCGCCGCAGGAGATGGGGCAAGTGCTGCTTTGAGTGCCCTTGCTTACTTGGAGCATCTAAAGGAGTCATAACATGAATCGAATCGGGGTTTTTGGCGCGACAGGACGCGTGGGAAAGTTGCTGGTGGAGTTGTTAGGGAGTGATGAGAACGCGAAGCTCTCCTCTGTTTTTGTTCGTAAAGAGCTTGACTTTTCCATGCCGCCAGGAGCTTTGGTCACCAATGATTACAAAACTTTTCTAGAGGGATGCGATGTGGTGATCGACTTCTCTTTGCCTGATGCGACCGCGGCTCTACTTGAGACGGCGATGCAGGGGCACCCTAAACCTCTTGTGATTGGTACGACAGGATTGGATGCGCACCATTTTAATCTCATCCATGAAGCCTCTAGACAGATGCCTGTGCTCTATGCGACCAATATGTCTCTGGGGGTGGCCATCCTTAATAAGATGGTGCACACGGCGGCCAAGGCGCTGGCTGATTTTGATATTGAGATTGTTGAGATGCACCACAGGCATAAAAAAGATTCTCCTAGCGGAACAGCGCTCACTTTAGCCGAGAGCTGTGCGAAGGCTAGAGGGGTTGAGCTGGATGAGGTGAGAGTGAGCGGACGCAATGGGAACATTGGCGAGCGAAAAAGCGAAGAGATTGCAGTGATGTCGCTTCGCGGGGGTGATATTGCAGGCAAGCACACGGTGGGCTTTTACAGCGAGGGCGAGTATTTGGAATTTGTCCATACGGCCACGAGTCGCATGACCTTTGCCAAGGGGGCACTCAGAGCGGCTAAATGGCTAGCCAAGCAAGAGAGCGGTTTGTATGGTATTTCTGATGCCTTGGGAATCTAACACAAAAGAAGAGAATCAAGTGGAAACATTGAGAGATTGGAACGAAGAGTGCGCGGTTGTAGGGGTTTATAACGCTGATACAGCGGCGAGTGTGGCCTACTATTCACTATTTTCAATGCAGCATCGAGGGCAGGAGGCGAGCGGAATTAGCAGCTCTACAGGTGAGAAACTCATCACCATCAAGGATCGAGGGCTGGTGACGGCAGTTTTTGGAGATGATAAGCTCAAAAAACTCAAAGGGCGATCGGCCGTAGGTCACAACCGCTACTCCACGGCGGGAGAAGATTCTATTTTGGATGCCCAGCCTGTATTTGCGCGATATGATTTGGGTGAAATCGCGATTGTGCATAATGGCAATCTGACCAATGCCAAGCAGATTCGAGAGGATTTGATCCAAAAAGGGGCAATCTTCCAGAGCTTTATGGATACGGAGAATCTCATCCATCTCATCGCTAAAAGCCAAAAAGAGAAGCTCATTGATCGAATCATTGACGCGGTGCACAAAATAGAGGGGGCCTACTCTCTGATCTTTTTAAGTCGCAAAAAGATGTTCGCGATTAGAGATCCACATGGTTTTAGGCCTTTGAGTTTAGGGCGTATCAAAAACAGCGATGGTAGTTTTGGCTATATGGTCGCGAGTGAAACCTGCGCCTTTGATCTTGTGGGGGCAGAGTATATTCGAGATGTTGAGCCAGGCGAAATGCTCGTGTTTGAGGCAGAAGGAGAGCCAAGAAGCTACAAAATTTTTGAAAAACAACCTCGTCCCTGTATTTTTGAATTTGTCTATTTTGCTAGACCCGATAGCCGTGTGTTTGGACACAATGTCTATGAGGTACGCAAAAACATGGGACAAGAGCTCGCTAGAGAGAAACCCATTGAAGCAGACATGGTGATTCCTGTGCCTGATAGCGGGGTGGCTGCAGCCATTGGATATGCAAGAGAGAGCGGGATTCCTTTTGAGCTTGGAATTGTTCGTAACCATTATGTGGGAAGAACCTTTATTGAGCCCACGCAACAGAGCCGAGAGCTAAAAGTCAAACTCAAACTCAACCCCATTAAGGAGCTCATCCAGGGCAAGCGTCTCATTGTGATTGATGATAGCATCGTGAGAGGGACAACTAGTCGGCAGATCGTGAGAATCTTGCGTGCAGCGGGCGCTAAAGAGGTTCATATGAAGATCAGCTCCCCTCCCACTATCTCCCCTTGCTACTATGGGGTCGATACGCCTGATAAATCTCAGCTCATCTGCGCCAATATGACGCTAGAGGAGACCTGCCGCTTTATCGAAGCCGATTCTCTCTCTTTCCTCTCTCTTGAGGGGCTTAGACGCAGTATTCAATGCGATGAGCGAGAGCTTTTTTGTCAAGCATGCTTTGACGGAAAATATATAGTCTAATTCACAGGATTTCCATCAAAGTGAGAAAAATGTTAACCTTTGGAAGGTATTTTAAGAAAAAATTTGGTGAAAAAGTTCGCAAGATTCCCATTAGTATCCCTGGATTTACCTGCCCTAATATTGATGGTACCGTGGCCAAGGGAGGGTGTATTTTTTGCCGAAATGAGAGCTTTTCGCCCATCCTCTCCAAGCAAGCCCCCGCCCCCTTTAAGCTTCACCCAGGGCTTAGCGAGAATCCCCATTTAGAGATGCAGATTGAGGTGCTCAAAAAGCAGTTTGATTCCCAGGTGGGCTTTCACCGCGAGAAGTTTGGGATGAAGAAGTTTTTGGTCTATTTTCAATCTTTCACCAACACCTATGCTCCCATAGAGACGCTCAAGAGACTCTATTCTGAGGCATTTAGACTGCCTGATGTGGTGGGAATCTCCATCGGCACACGCATCGATTCGGTGAACCATGAGATTTTGGATTTTCTTGGAGAATACGCTAGAGAGAAAGAGGTCTGGATCGAGTATGGAATCCAGTCGATTCATGATCGCACGCTAGAGGGAATCAACCGAGGTCACGACTCTTCAGAGATGGAGTATTGGATCAAAGAGACCCAAAATCGAGGAATTAAGGTCTGCGTTCATCTCATCTATGGGCTTCCTGGAGAGAGTGAAGAGATGATGTTAGAGACGCTTGATAAGATGATTGAGTGGCAGGCGGAGAGTATCAAAATTCATCCTCTTTATGTGATGGCGCACACCGCCCTCGCTACCCTCTACAAAAAAGGAGAGTATACCCCTATCACGCTGGAGCGCTACGCTTGGCTTATTGGGGAATCGATGAAGCGAATCCCCAAAGAAATCGTGGTGCAGCGAGTCAGCGCTGGGGCGCACACCGAGGATCTGCTCGCGCCTGATTGGTGTTTTGATAAAAACATTCAAATGCGATATATCCGCGATTCCCTAAGAGCAACAGGGATTGATTATTGAATCTGAAGCCCATCTTGACGGGGGATGATTCCCCCACGCTTTTTAGTGAGCGTTTTGGTGAACACTACCACTCTACAAGCATGGGCGCCCACTCTGAATCGCTCCACAAACACATCCTCCCTCCGTTGCTTGTTCACCCCGAATGGCTGAATCGATCTAAAATCAAGATTTTAGATATCTGCTTTGGGCTTGGCTATAACACCCTTGCAACCCTAGCGCTCTATCGTCAAAAGGGTTTTAAGGGAATTATTGAGGTGCACTCACCTGAGATGGATGAGGAGCTTTTAGAGGGATTGCTCTATTTTGACTATCCTCTAGAGCTTGGGGAGACTCGCTCTTTTTTGTACGAGCTTATTCGAAAAAAGAGAGTGGAGCGAGATGGGGTGATTTTGGAGCTTTTTGTGGGGGATGCGAGGGAGTATCTGCGTATGCTTGAAGGGGGATTTGATATTGTTTATCAAGACGCCTTCTCTCCAGTGAAAAATCCACTCCTTTGGACGGTGGATTATTTTTCTGATCTCCGAGCGATTCTTGCAGAAGAGGGAGTGGTGACCACCTACACGCAATCCTCCGCTGTGCGATATAGCGCTTATTTGGCAGGCTTTCAAGTCTATGCCTATGAGAATGGAATCGATCGCGGAGGAACTCTCTTTTCTCCCTCTTCTCTCCCATTAAAGCGAATCAATCTTGAAGAAAAGCGTCTTAACAATCCCTCTCTAAAAGCGCTCCGAGATGAAGATTATTGCGTCAATTAGCCTTTAAGACCCTTGACAAAGAATAGGAAAATCTATATACTTCCAGCTCACAAATTCGGAAGCGATATTTGTGCGTTCTTGCTGGTGTAGCTCAGTTGGTAGAGCAGCTGCCTTGTAAGCAGCAGGCCGGGGGTTCGAGTCCCTTTACCAGCTCCATTTCATTCAAACATCATAATGTTTACCATTATTTTCAGTGTTTGACCAGTCACGACTAATCGAGGTGAGATACTCAAGTGGCCAACGAGGGCAGACTGTAAATCTGCTGACTATGTCTTCGAAGGTTCGAATCCTTCTCTCACCACCATTTCTCGATAGTCATTTTGCGGGAATAGCTCAGTTGGCTAGAGCATCAGCCTTCCAAGCTGAGGGTCGCGGGTTCGAGTCCCGTTTCCCGCTCCACCGTTTTAGGGATACTGGGAGCTGATTTTACTTCACGACAAATTGGTTCCGCAAAACACATCTCCTTCACGCATGTCAATTGCCCATATAGCTCAGTGGCAGAGCACTTCCTTGGTAAGGAAGAGGTCGGCGGTTCAATCCCGCTTATGGGCTCCAGTTTTTCAATATTCGGAGCTGTGAGCCTTTTTGGCACTTTAGCTCTTATTTTGGTCTTGGCATAATTAGTGTAAAATGACTCACATTCTTAATTCAATATAGGAGACAAGCATGGCTAAGGAAAAGTTTGTAAAAAACAAACCCCACGTTAATATCGGTACCATCGGTCACGTTGACCACGGTAAAACCACTCTTAGTGCCGCTATTTCTGCGGTACTTGCAACCAAAGGTCTTTGCGAGCTTAAAGATTATGATGCGATCGACAATGCTCCTGAAGAGAGAGAGCGTGGTATCACCATCGCTACTTCACACATCGAGTATGAAACAGAAAATCGACACTACGCTCACGTTGACTGCCCTGGACACGCCGACTATGTTAAAAACATGATTACAGGTGCTGCTCAAATGGATGGCGCGATTCTTGTTGTTTCTGCGGCGGATGGCCCCATGCCCCAAACTAGGGAGCACATTCTTCTTTCTCGACAAGTAGGCGTTCCTTACATCGTGGTTTTCTTGAACAAAGAAGATATGGTTGATGACGCTGAGCTTCTTGAGCTTGTTGAAATGGAAGTTAGAGAACTTCTTAGCAACTACGACTTCCCTGGAGATGACACTCCTATCGTTGCAGGTTCCGCTCTTAAAGCTCTTGAAGAGGCTAAGACAGGAAATGTTGGCGAGTGGGGCGAGAAAGTATTGAAGCTTATGGCTGAGGTTGACCGATATATTCCTACGCCTGAGCGAGATGTGGATAAGCCTTTCCTTATGCCTGTTGAAGACGTATTCTCCATCGCGGGTCGTGGAACCGTTGTGACAGGAAGAATTGAAAGAGGCGTGGTTAAAGTCGGTGACGAAGTAGAAATCGTTGGTATCCGAAACACACAAAAAACAACCGTAACTGGCGTTGAGATGTTCCGAAAAGAGCTCGACAAGGGTGAGGCGGGTGACAACGTTGGTGTTCTTTTGAGAGGCACCAAGAAAGAAGATGTTGAGAGAGGTATGGTTCTTTGTAAAATAGGTTCTATCACTCCTCACACTAACTTTGAAGGTGAAGTTTACGTTCTTTCCAAAGAGGAAGGCGGACGACACACTCCATTCTTCAATGGATACCGACCTCAGTTCTATGTTAGAACTACAGACGTTACCGGTTCTATCTCTCTTCCTGAGGGCGTAGAGATGGTTATGCCTGGTGACAACGTTAAGATCAATGTTGAGCTTATCGCTCCTGTAGCCCTCGAAGAGGGAACACGATTCGCGATCCGTGAAGGTGGTCGAACCGTTGGTGCGGGTGTCGTTACCAAGATCACTAAATAAATCGTATAGTCCCTTTTTGGGGCTATATTCTTTGGAGTTTTCATGAAAGTAAAAATCGGACTAAAGTGTTCCGAGTGCGGTGATATCAATTACAGCACGACGAAAAACGCTAAGACTCACACCGAAAAACTGGAGCTCAAAAAGTTCTGCCCTAGGTTGAACAAACACACTATTCACAAAGAAGTTAAGCTCAAGAGCTAACAAGGAACCTTTTG comes from Wolinella succinogenes DSM 1740 and encodes:
- the rsmI gene encoding 16S rRNA (cytidine(1402)-2'-O)-methyltransferase — translated: MLTLLPTPIGNLQDITLRSLEVLKVAEIILCEDTRVSKRLLSLLSQKELLPPKEYRYISLHSHNEEATLQNLPPDFFTQEVVYMSDAGMPCISDPGAALVRYAQERGISYTVLPGANALLTLFAASGSGSKEFYFYGFLPHKSKERQGELIKLLGMESDVILYEAPHRLMEFLEEIQALAPHRRIFAAKELTKMHEKFYQGSASEIIQRVRQESTKGEWAILLYQGEKNPEALLSLSDLATLDIPPKIRAKILAKMTGRSVEECYKDSCQK
- the rlmB gene encoding 23S rRNA (guanosine(2251)-2'-O)-methyltransferase RlmB, which codes for MIIYGKQIFLYVLRRHPKLIKSVYLGKEVEKDLFKEISRLGIPLLRVDPKKAQAMARGGNHQGFLMEIEAISPLSLGEIKRVDRLLVLHGVSDSGNIGGIFRSAYCLGMEGVILTNLSSFSIESAIRTSSGALLELPFGIVKNPWDLINELRGAGFTLYGAALEGEIPNGKSFASKRALFMGSEGEGLPKKLLSKLDQLLKIEMERDFDSLNVGVAAAILMDRMRDGRSN
- a CDS encoding LL-diaminopimelate aminotransferase — encoded protein: MFDEIQFDKIKRLPKYVFAAINEIKLEMRRNNEDVIDFSMGNPDGITPAHIIDKLCEAAQKPKNHGYSASRGIYKLRLAICNWYKRKYNVDLDPELEACAVMGSKEGYVHLVQAIANFGDSAVVAEPVYPIHYYAFIIVGANVTKFGLKWNDRFELDEDDYFENLKRSLRETMPKPKFVVVNFPHNPTTVVVKKSFYERLVALAREERFYIISDIAYADLTFDGYSTPSILEVEGAKEVAVESYTLSKSYNMAGWRVGFVVGNPKLVGALQKIKSWIDYGMYAPIQVAATIALDGPQECVEEIKGKYEKRMDVLIKSFSEAGWEMDKPQASMFIWAKLPECAQGLGSLEFSKRLLREAKVAVSPGVGFGEHGEGYVRIALIENEKRIRQAARNIKQFLKTLQNTKEA
- a CDS encoding homoserine dehydrogenase, with the translated sequence MIKVGIIGVGTVGSSVAVILEQNREVIAARAGKEIVVKRGVVKDLSRTRSDVKIPISTNIDDILDDPEIDVVVELMGGVEFPFEVAKKALERGKSVVTANKAMLAYHRYDLQAIAGEIPIGFEASVAGGIPIIKALRDGLGANHIRSIRGIMNGTCNFILTKMVKEGAAYEAVLKEAQTLGYAEADPTFDVGGFDAAHKLLILASIAYGIDAKPEEVLIEGIQKISQDEIAFAKEFGYSLKLLGIAKKEGEEVELRVHPVFISSEEMISKVDGVMNGISVIGDAVGETMYYGAGAGGDATASAVISDLIEIARVKGAPMLGFKRPMESGLRLKPQEEIRSRYYLRLEVKDQPGVLAKIASLLGEQSISISTLLQKNFEGGAKLLLSTHTCSEREIKRAIEGLEALEVVLSAPVMVRIEG
- a CDS encoding YraN family protein, coding for MSRAKGAKAEEIGALFLQDLGYKIIDRNFYAPFGEIDIIAQKGGVLHFVEVKSGANFEPIYNITPLKLSRIIKSAQYYLKQKKITPPFCVDALILRGGEVEFIENITL
- the trxA gene encoding thioredoxin gives rise to the protein MGKYIELNASNFDEVTKKGVSLVDFWAPWCGPCRMVAPVIEELAADFEGKANVCKVNTDEEQELAVKYGIRSIPTILFFKDGEIVDQMIGASSKQAFKEKLDSLIG
- the trxB gene encoding thioredoxin-disulfide reductase codes for the protein MLDVAIIGGGPAGLSAGLYATRGGAENVVLFEKGMVGGQITSSSEMENYPGVAHVMSGLDFMEPWREQCFRFGLQHEMAEVSRIARQSEGNFAIHLSDGRIFEARSVIVTTGGKPKKAGVKGELEFFGRGVSTCATCDGFFYRNRDVAVIGGGDTALEEALYLANICSHVYLIHRREEFRAAPLSVEKVKKNPKITLLTSRVIEEIVGDASGVNGVKIRHKESKEVETLSVMGVFVFVGYDVNHQVLKQEDGSFLCEVNEKGEVVVDLSMKTNIPGLFAAGDLRIEAPKQVVCAAGDGASAALSALAYLEHLKES